One window from the genome of Thermus sediminis encodes:
- a CDS encoding CBS domain-containing protein: MPFLVEEVMAKDPLTIGPWQGVREAARIMAERRIGSLVVVEDGTILGIVTSRDLRGAHPNRLVADVCQTAPLTVSPKASLLQAKGLMEEKGVERLLVVEGGRLLGLLTKAQLLYALGQGMGGRAWTPSPAFPSLPSSARPWRPAWPRAWTLRWSSWTWTASATSTSASATPLATRS, encoded by the coding sequence ATGCCCTTCCTGGTGGAAGAGGTGATGGCCAAGGACCCCCTGACCATCGGCCCCTGGCAGGGGGTCAGGGAGGCGGCCCGGATCATGGCGGAAAGGCGGATCGGCTCCCTGGTGGTGGTGGAAGACGGGACCATCCTGGGGATCGTCACCTCCCGGGACCTGCGGGGGGCCCACCCCAACCGCCTGGTGGCCGACGTCTGCCAGACCGCCCCCCTCACCGTCTCGCCCAAGGCGAGCCTCCTCCAGGCCAAGGGCCTCATGGAGGAAAAGGGGGTGGAGCGCCTCTTGGTGGTGGAGGGAGGCCGCCTCCTGGGCCTCCTGACCAAGGCCCAGCTCCTTTACGCCCTGGGGCAGGGCATGGGGGGCAGGGCATGGACGCCCTCACCGGCCTTCCCCAGTCTCCCCTCCTCCGCCAGGCCTTGGAGGCCCGCCTGGCCCAGGGCCTGGACCCTACGCTGGTCTTCGTGGACCTGGACGGCTTCGGCGACCTCAACAAGCGCTTCGGCCACCCCTTTGGCGACCAGGTCCTAA
- a CDS encoding GGDEF domain-containing protein — protein sequence MEARLAQGLDPTLVFVDLDGFGDLNKRFGHPFGDQVLKALAERLKAFAQGLGGEAYRYGGDEFALLFPKPRAAVLPHLEALWQPPLTLEGVAIGFSLGLSGGRRRNRHPENAAANADDLIRLASQASTLAKRLGRPLAFGEDV from the coding sequence TTGGAGGCCCGCCTGGCCCAGGGCCTGGACCCTACGCTGGTCTTCGTGGACCTGGACGGCTTCGGCGACCTCAACAAGCGCTTCGGCCACCCCTTTGGCGACCAGGTCCTAAAGGCCCTGGCGGAACGGCTCAAGGCCTTCGCCCAAGGGCTTGGGGGCGAGGCCTACCGCTACGGGGGGGACGAGTTCGCCCTCCTCTTTCCCAAGCCCCGGGCCGCGGTTCTCCCCCACCTCGAGGCCCTCTGGCAACCGCCGCTAACCCTAGAGGGCGTGGCCATCGGCTTCTCCTTGGGCCTGTCCGGGGGAAGGCGGCGGAACCGGCACCCGGAGAACGCCGCTGCCAACGCCGACGACCTGATCCGCCTGGCGAGCCAAGCCTCCACCCTGGCCAAGCGCCTGGGCCGGCCGCTGGCCTTTGGAGAGGACGTCTAA
- a CDS encoding penicillin acylase family protein, whose translation MKRLFRGLAWSLLAAGVLLALLLLGGFVYLRSSLPQAQGRMSLRGLSAPVEVVRDGKGVVRVRAASLGDLFFAQGFVHGQERLWQMEFQRRVGQGRLSEVLGEATLPQDRFLRTWGFYRAAEEAYKRLYPEEREAVEAYAAGVNAFLRSGHPLPPEFLLLGFRPEPWTGPDVLVWAKMMSYDLSGNWEEELRRHRLLARGVSPERLLELIPPYPEDAPTILRSEDLRLSLRREEAPIALLQMAPPRFLEASNNWVVSGSRTVTGKPFLANDPHLGLQAPSLWFLMALEAPGYRAIGASLPGVPGIVIGRNDRIAWGVTNVGADVQDLYLLEEVAGGYRYRGQVVPYRVREERIRIRGGREEVLVVRETVYGPVITDALQDPPKTPMALRWVSLDPEDHLLMAFLGVNRARNWEEFLAALEDYSAPSQNFVYADVEGNIGYVAPGKFPIRRPGHTGMVPVPGDGSWDWLGYRRPEDWPRAFNPPRGYLVTANHRVTPEGFPYALTYDWAEPYRARRIEELLLAKEKLSLEEIKAIQLDQKSLLYRDFRPVLEALTPLAERSVRWRERLLAWDGTMAAGSEEALAFALWYTELTRLPEREVGEAFWDEPRYLLKALREGDRNCDQPETEYPETCLDYAALALERALDRKEALGARAWGAVHRATFPHAVLTHTPLGRLSDRALPFGGDRYTVNVGPFDPKTLRMDQGPSYRQIVDLSDMEGSLFVHPMGQSGHFLSPHYADLLPLWAGGRYLPMRFAGEGRTLLLEPGR comes from the coding sequence ATGAAAAGGCTCTTTAGGGGTCTGGCCTGGTCCCTTTTGGCGGCGGGGGTTCTCCTGGCCCTTCTCCTCCTCGGGGGGTTTGTGTACCTGCGCTCCTCCCTGCCCCAGGCCCAGGGAAGGATGAGCCTAAGGGGGCTTTCCGCCCCGGTGGAGGTGGTCCGGGACGGGAAGGGCGTGGTGCGGGTCCGGGCTGCCTCCTTGGGGGACCTCTTCTTCGCCCAGGGCTTCGTCCACGGCCAGGAGAGGCTCTGGCAGATGGAGTTCCAGAGGCGGGTGGGCCAGGGGCGGCTCTCGGAGGTCTTAGGGGAGGCCACGCTTCCCCAGGACCGATTCCTCCGCACCTGGGGCTTTTACCGGGCAGCGGAGGAGGCCTATAAGAGGCTCTACCCCGAGGAGAGGGAGGCCGTGGAGGCCTACGCGGCAGGGGTGAACGCCTTCTTGAGAAGCGGCCACCCCTTGCCTCCGGAGTTCCTCCTCCTGGGCTTCCGCCCCGAGCCCTGGACGGGGCCCGACGTCCTGGTCTGGGCCAAGATGATGAGTTACGACCTCTCGGGGAACTGGGAAGAGGAACTAAGGCGCCACCGCCTCCTGGCCCGGGGGGTCAGCCCGGAGAGGCTTCTGGAGCTCATTCCCCCTTACCCCGAGGACGCCCCCACCATCCTGCGCTCGGAAGACCTCCGGCTTTCCCTCAGGCGGGAGGAGGCTCCCATAGCCCTCCTCCAGATGGCCCCGCCCCGCTTCCTGGAGGCCAGCAACAACTGGGTGGTCTCGGGAAGCCGCACGGTGACGGGAAAGCCCTTCCTGGCCAATGACCCCCACCTGGGCCTCCAGGCCCCAAGCCTCTGGTTCCTCATGGCCCTCGAGGCCCCGGGCTACCGGGCCATCGGGGCTAGCCTCCCCGGGGTGCCGGGCATCGTCATCGGCCGCAACGACCGCATCGCCTGGGGGGTGACCAACGTGGGGGCGGACGTGCAGGACCTCTACCTCCTGGAGGAGGTGGCGGGGGGGTACCGCTACCGGGGCCAGGTGGTCCCCTACCGGGTCCGGGAGGAGAGGATCCGGATCAGAGGGGGTAGGGAGGAGGTCCTCGTGGTGCGGGAGACGGTCTATGGCCCCGTGATCACCGACGCCCTCCAGGACCCCCCTAAGACCCCCATGGCCCTCCGCTGGGTGAGCCTGGACCCAGAGGACCACCTCCTCATGGCCTTCCTGGGGGTGAACCGGGCGAGAAACTGGGAGGAGTTCCTGGCCGCCCTAGAGGACTACTCCGCTCCCAGCCAGAACTTCGTCTACGCCGATGTGGAGGGCAACATCGGCTACGTCGCCCCCGGTAAGTTTCCCATCCGCCGGCCGGGGCACACGGGCATGGTCCCCGTGCCTGGGGACGGGAGCTGGGACTGGCTAGGCTACAGGCGCCCGGAGGACTGGCCCCGGGCCTTCAACCCTCCCCGGGGGTACCTCGTCACCGCCAACCACCGGGTGACCCCCGAGGGCTTCCCCTACGCCCTCACCTACGACTGGGCCGAGCCCTACCGGGCGAGGCGCATAGAGGAGCTCCTCCTCGCCAAGGAAAAGCTCTCCCTGGAGGAGATAAAGGCCATCCAGCTGGACCAGAAGAGCCTCCTCTACCGGGACTTCCGCCCGGTTCTGGAAGCCCTCACACCCCTTGCCGAGAGGAGCGTCCGCTGGCGGGAGAGGCTTTTGGCCTGGGACGGCACCATGGCCGCGGGCTCGGAGGAGGCCCTGGCCTTCGCCCTCTGGTACACGGAGCTCACCCGCCTGCCCGAGAGGGAGGTGGGGGAGGCCTTCTGGGACGAGCCCCGCTACCTCCTCAAAGCCCTTAGGGAGGGGGACAGGAACTGCGACCAGCCGGAGACCGAGTACCCCGAGACCTGCCTGGACTACGCCGCCCTGGCCCTGGAGCGGGCCCTGGACCGGAAGGAGGCCCTTGGGGCCAGGGCCTGGGGGGCGGTCCACCGGGCCACTTTTCCCCACGCCGTCCTCACCCATACCCCCCTGGGGCGCCTCTCCGACCGCGCCCTTCCCTTTGGTGGGGACCGGTACACGGTGAACGTGGGCCCCTTTGACCCAAAGACCTTGCGCATGGACCAAGGCCCCAGCTACCGCCAGATCGTGGACCTCTCCGATATGGAGGGCTCGCTTTTCGTCCACCCCATGGGCCAGTCGGGCCACTTCCTCTCCCCCCACTACGCTGACCTCCTCCCCCTTTGGGCCGGGGGCAGGTACCTCCCCATGCGCTTCGCCGGAGAAGGGCGGACCCTCCTCCTGGAGCCGGGGCGTTAG
- a CDS encoding CDGSH iron-sulfur domain-containing protein, whose protein sequence is MRLEFLENGPIRLEGKGFRLRIGDREEVLERPRVFLCRCGGSANKPFCDGAHKRLGFQAEGGVLEVEEA, encoded by the coding sequence ATGCGCCTGGAGTTCTTGGAAAACGGCCCCATCCGCTTGGAGGGAAAGGGGTTCCGCCTGAGGATCGGGGACAGGGAAGAGGTCCTGGAAAGGCCCCGGGTCTTCCTCTGCCGCTGCGGGGGCTCGGCCAACAAGCCCTTCTGCGACGGAGCCCACAAGCGCCTGGGCTTCCAGGCCGAGGGGGGGGTCCTCGAGGTGGAGGAGGCCTAG
- a CDS encoding CBS domain-containing protein: MKKAKDIMTTEVVKIQGSATVKEAINLMKETGLRALIVERRNEEDAYGIVTETDIVYKVIAYGKDPATVQVHEIMTKPVITVNPDLAVEYVARLFANTGIRRAPVIQGEVIGIVSVSDILRKAVF, from the coding sequence ATGAAGAAGGCCAAGGACATCATGACCACCGAGGTGGTCAAGATCCAGGGCTCGGCCACGGTGAAGGAGGCCATCAACCTCATGAAGGAAACTGGCCTCCGGGCCCTCATCGTGGAAAGGCGCAACGAGGAGGACGCCTACGGCATCGTCACCGAGACGGACATCGTCTACAAGGTGATCGCCTATGGCAAGGACCCGGCCACCGTCCAGGTCCACGAGATCATGACCAAGCCCGTCATCACCGTGAACCCCGACTTGGCCGTGGAGTACGTGGCCCGCCTCTTCGCCAACACCGGGATCCGCCGGGCCCCGGTGATCCAGGGCGAGGTGATCGGCATCGTCTCGGTGAGCGACATCCTGCGGAAGGCGGTGTTCTAG
- a CDS encoding aldo/keto reductase family protein, translated as MGGMRYRKLGRWGLKVSEISLGAWVTFGDVVKDKETVREIVQIAYEGGVNFFDNADVYAKGLAEEVMGEVLKDYPRHTLVLSTKAFWPMSEDPNDRGLSRKHLLESITKSLKRLKTDYVDLFFAHRYDPEVPMEEVVHAMHTIVEKGYALYWGTSEWPAARIAEAVAFARENGLHPPVVEQPQYSMLYRERVEGEILPEAERFGMGLVVWSPLAMGMLAGRYDGGIPEESRFARYPQFAERFLTEENRRKVLRLKEVAEELGLTRAQLALAWVLRLPGISSAITGATRPEQIRESLGAAGVDLPEEALAKMEAILRGEA; from the coding sequence ATGGGCGGGATGCGTTACCGTAAGCTGGGCCGGTGGGGTCTGAAGGTCTCCGAGATCTCCTTAGGGGCCTGGGTCACCTTCGGCGATGTGGTGAAGGACAAGGAAACGGTCCGGGAGATCGTCCAGATCGCCTACGAGGGGGGCGTGAACTTCTTTGACAACGCCGACGTTTACGCCAAGGGCCTGGCCGAGGAGGTCATGGGGGAGGTCCTGAAGGACTACCCCCGGCACACCCTGGTCCTCTCCACCAAGGCCTTTTGGCCCATGTCCGAGGACCCCAACGACCGGGGCCTAAGCCGCAAGCACCTCCTGGAAAGCATCACCAAAAGCCTGAAACGCCTCAAGACCGACTACGTGGACCTCTTCTTCGCCCACCGCTACGACCCCGAGGTGCCCATGGAGGAGGTCGTCCACGCCATGCACACGATTGTGGAGAAGGGGTACGCCCTCTACTGGGGTACCTCGGAGTGGCCCGCAGCCCGGATCGCCGAGGCCGTGGCCTTTGCCCGGGAAAACGGCCTCCATCCCCCCGTCGTGGAGCAGCCCCAGTACTCCATGCTCTACCGCGAAAGGGTGGAAGGGGAGATCCTCCCCGAGGCGGAGCGCTTCGGCATGGGCCTGGTGGTCTGGAGCCCCCTGGCCATGGGCATGCTCGCCGGGCGGTACGATGGGGGCATCCCCGAGGAAAGCCGCTTCGCCCGCTACCCCCAGTTCGCCGAGCGCTTCCTCACCGAGGAGAACCGCAGGAAGGTGCTCAGGCTCAAGGAGGTGGCGGAGGAGCTCGGCCTCACCCGGGCCCAGCTCGCCCTGGCCTGGGTCCTGAGGCTTCCCGGGATCAGTAGCGCCATCACCGGGGCCACCCGGCCCGAGCAGATCCGGGAGAGCCTGGGGGCGGCAGGGGTGGACCTGCCGGAGGAGGCCCTGGCCAAGATGGAGGCCATCCTCCGGGGCGAGGCCTAG